One stretch of Acidobacteriota bacterium DNA includes these proteins:
- the folE gene encoding GTP cyclohydrolase I FolE: MGAQKTEPLSLTSASFEELTRELLVRLGEDPEREGLVRTPERMAKALQYLTKGYQEDPKEILNNALFSENYDEMVIVKDVEMFSLCEHHVLPFYGKVHVAYVPNGKVIGLSKVPRLIDVFARRLQIQERLTTQIAETIMEAIQPQGVGVVIEARHLCMMMRGVEKQHSAAVTSSMLGLFRDCQETRAEFLALIRGRNGNGS; this comes from the coding sequence ATGGGAGCGCAGAAGACCGAACCTTTATCGCTGACCAGCGCGAGCTTTGAAGAGCTTACGCGCGAACTGCTCGTGCGCCTGGGCGAAGATCCCGAACGCGAAGGGCTGGTGCGCACGCCCGAGCGCATGGCCAAGGCGCTGCAATATCTGACCAAGGGCTATCAGGAAGATCCGAAGGAGATCCTGAACAACGCGCTCTTCAGCGAGAACTACGATGAGATGGTCATCGTAAAGGACGTCGAGATGTTCAGCCTCTGCGAGCACCACGTGCTGCCGTTCTACGGCAAGGTACACGTGGCCTACGTGCCCAACGGCAAAGTGATCGGCTTGAGCAAGGTTCCGCGGCTGATCGATGTGTTTGCGCGCCGGTTGCAGATACAAGAGCGCCTGACCACGCAGATCGCCGAGACCATCATGGAGGCGATCCAGCCGCAAGGCGTGGGCGTGGTGATCGAGGCGCGCCACCTGTGCATGATGATGCGCGGGGTGGAGAAGCAACATTCGGCGGCGGTCACGTCGTCCATGCTCGGGTTGTTCCGCGACTGCCAGGAAACGCGCGCCGAGTTCCTCGCGCTCATCCGCGGCAGGAACGGTAACGGGAGCTAG
- a CDS encoding SDR family oxidoreductase codes for MAKKLTAKTSTKSPMPAPPSAGAEKPRKPRGGRFVLSGGPALQGQVAVVTGGSKGIGLAISEALAAEGCKVILFGRDRAALRHATTVLSKYGNPVLPVEGDVTEEISVISLFEEVRRRFGRVDILVNNAGIAPGASIAETHLDVWRKTIDTNLTGTFLCARAALPLMKAGGTIVNNLSIMAEVVFPNMAAYAASKHGALGFTKALRLEVKDRGIRVIALVPGAVDTDIWDQFFPDAPREKMLAPETVAAMLITALRLPADSTAEEIRIMPTSGVL; via the coding sequence ATGGCTAAGAAGCTCACCGCGAAGACGTCCACAAAGTCGCCGATGCCGGCTCCGCCCTCCGCCGGCGCAGAGAAGCCGCGCAAGCCGCGCGGTGGGCGTTTCGTGCTTTCCGGCGGGCCAGCGCTGCAAGGGCAAGTCGCCGTCGTCACCGGCGGAAGCAAGGGCATCGGATTGGCGATCTCCGAAGCGCTTGCGGCCGAGGGCTGCAAGGTCATCCTCTTTGGGCGCGACCGCGCCGCGCTGCGCCACGCCACCACGGTGCTCTCGAAATATGGCAATCCGGTGCTGCCGGTCGAGGGCGACGTGACCGAGGAAATATCCGTGATCTCGCTATTTGAGGAGGTGCGGCGGCGCTTTGGGCGCGTCGACATCCTGGTGAACAACGCGGGCATTGCGCCGGGCGCGAGCATCGCGGAGACGCACCTCGACGTCTGGCGTAAGACGATCGACACCAACCTTACCGGGACGTTTCTGTGTGCGCGCGCCGCGCTGCCGCTGATGAAAGCGGGCGGCACCATCGTGAACAATCTTTCCATCATGGCGGAGGTGGTTTTCCCCAACATGGCGGCCTACGCCGCCTCGAAGCATGGCGCGTTGGGCTTCACCAAAGCGTTGCGGCTGGAGGTGAAGGACCGCGGCATCCGCGTGATCGCGCTCGTGCCGGGCGCGGTGGACACGGACATCTGGGACCAGTTTTTCCCCGACGCGCCGCGCGAGAAGATGTTGGCGCCGGAGACGGTTGCCGCCATGCTCATCACCGCACTGCGGCTCCCCGCGGACAGCACCGCCGAGGAGATACGAATCATGCCGACCAGTGGCGTGCTGTAA
- the rdgB gene encoding RdgB/HAM1 family non-canonical purine NTP pyrophosphatase: protein MVQTPRIYLATSNSGKLRDFAGAAAIFGIEVAALPGFASLPPVEETGATFEANARKKAEEYSRSLKDAAAIVLADDSGLEVDALGGAPGVTSARYATLGSDSAAADAAATNSGDADNNARLLRELKATPEEQRRACFVCVIAAARGGGVLATFRGEAEGSILPAARGTRGFGYDPLFYSDRLKKTFAELSPEEKAAVSHRGLAFSKFLAWYRQQARRQAPAL, encoded by the coding sequence ATGGTTCAAACGCCCCGCATCTACCTCGCGACTTCGAACTCCGGCAAGCTGCGTGACTTCGCCGGCGCGGCCGCCATCTTCGGGATAGAAGTCGCCGCGCTTCCCGGCTTCGCCTCGCTGCCGCCGGTCGAGGAGACCGGAGCGACCTTCGAAGCGAACGCCCGCAAGAAAGCCGAGGAGTACAGCCGCAGCCTGAAGGACGCCGCCGCCATCGTCCTGGCGGACGATTCCGGCCTCGAAGTAGACGCGCTCGGTGGCGCCCCTGGCGTCACCTCCGCGCGCTACGCCACGCTGGGGAGCGACTCTGCCGCCGCCGATGCCGCCGCTACGAACTCCGGCGACGCCGACAATAACGCTCGCCTGCTGCGCGAACTGAAAGCCACTCCCGAGGAACAACGTCGCGCGTGCTTCGTCTGCGTCATCGCCGCCGCTCGCGGCGGCGGTGTGCTCGCCACCTTCCGCGGCGAAGCCGAGGGCAGCATCCTCCCCGCCGCGCGTGGGACGCGCGGCTTTGGTTACGACCCGCTGTTCTACTCCGACCGGCTGAAGAAGACCTTCGCGGAACTCTCGCCCGAAGAAAAGGCCGCGGTAAGCCACCGCGGCCTCGCCTTCTCGAAGTTCCTTGCCTGGTACCGCCAGCAAGCCCGCCGGCAGGCGCCGGCGCTGTGA
- a CDS encoding cation:proton antiporter has product MDTHYLFRDLAYVFIAAIVGGGLAWRLRQPLILGYVLAGIALSPLTPGPSVHDVSALEAFAELGVIFLMFSVGIEFSIKDLLQVKWVALIGGPIGIVLAIAMGVGAGKLLGWPMATSLVIGAVISVTSTMVLMRLLMDRGEVQTEHGRVTIAITLVEDLAAVVLIVLIPTFKSPDLQSLQHLAHELGKAALVLVPAFFLAAKVIPPIMRRVARTQDTELFFVVVIAICFGGAALTQAMGLSLALGAFIGGLLISGSEYAHQSLTQLFPLRDMFVALFFVTIGLLMDPQSVFASAALMEMVLAMVALIIVGKFLLWLAIVKLFRYPIWTALLVAVGLTQIGEFSYVFVQVARGAQVVGDDVYNATLAASLVTILINAALVKFAPAWAARLRTSKKVAPVEESDPVVAQLSGHVLICGYTEVGEMAAKAFEQFGIKYGVIDLDPEHIRTLRQRGVPCIFGDATQPRILEHAHTASAAAVMIAVVQPSRAEAIIQQVRKLNQRAPVLVRAHRQRDYEFFLNAGATIVVQPEMEAAATLVRDALSLLKQPEQKTSAYLAALRKEPAHGGA; this is encoded by the coding sequence ATGGATACTCACTACCTCTTTCGCGATCTCGCCTACGTCTTCATCGCCGCCATCGTCGGCGGAGGCCTCGCCTGGCGCCTGCGCCAACCCCTGATCCTCGGCTACGTGCTCGCCGGCATCGCGCTCAGCCCGCTCACTCCCGGCCCTTCCGTGCACGACGTCAGCGCACTCGAAGCCTTCGCCGAGCTCGGCGTCATCTTCCTGATGTTCTCCGTCGGCATCGAGTTCTCCATAAAAGATCTGCTCCAGGTGAAGTGGGTCGCGCTCATCGGCGGTCCCATCGGCATCGTGCTTGCCATCGCCATGGGCGTTGGCGCGGGCAAGCTGCTGGGATGGCCGATGGCGACGAGCCTCGTCATCGGCGCCGTCATCTCCGTCACCAGCACCATGGTGCTCATGCGCCTGCTCATGGACCGTGGCGAAGTGCAGACCGAGCATGGCCGCGTCACCATCGCCATCACGCTGGTCGAGGACCTCGCGGCGGTCGTGCTCATCGTGCTCATCCCGACCTTCAAGTCGCCCGACCTGCAATCGCTCCAGCACCTCGCCCACGAGCTGGGGAAGGCTGCGCTCGTCCTGGTGCCGGCATTCTTTCTCGCCGCTAAAGTCATCCCGCCCATCATGCGACGCGTCGCTCGGACGCAGGATACCGAACTCTTCTTTGTCGTGGTCATCGCCATCTGCTTCGGTGGCGCCGCGCTTACCCAGGCCATGGGACTCTCCCTCGCGCTCGGCGCCTTCATCGGCGGCCTGCTCATCAGCGGCTCGGAGTACGCGCACCAGAGTCTTACGCAGCTCTTCCCCTTGCGCGACATGTTCGTGGCACTTTTCTTTGTGACCATCGGCCTCTTGATGGACCCGCAGTCCGTCTTCGCCAGCGCCGCACTCATGGAGATGGTGCTGGCGATGGTCGCGCTCATCATCGTGGGCAAGTTCCTGCTCTGGCTCGCCATCGTCAAACTCTTCCGCTATCCCATCTGGACTGCGCTCCTGGTCGCCGTCGGACTCACCCAGATCGGCGAGTTCTCTTACGTCTTCGTGCAGGTCGCGCGCGGCGCGCAGGTCGTGGGCGACGACGTTTACAACGCCACGCTGGCGGCTTCGCTCGTCACCATCCTCATCAACGCCGCGCTGGTGAAGTTTGCGCCCGCCTGGGCGGCCCGGCTGCGGACCTCGAAGAAGGTCGCCCCGGTGGAGGAGAGCGACCCAGTCGTCGCACAGCTCTCCGGACATGTGCTCATCTGCGGCTACACCGAAGTCGGCGAAATGGCGGCCAAGGCCTTCGAGCAGTTCGGCATCAAGTATGGCGTCATCGATCTCGATCCCGAACACATCCGCACCCTGCGCCAGCGCGGCGTGCCCTGCATCTTCGGGGACGCCACCCAGCCCCGCATCCTCGAACACGCCCACACCGCCTCTGCGGCGGCCGTGATGATCGCGGTGGTGCAGCCCAGCCGCGCCGAGGCCATCATCCAGCAGGTGCGCAAGCTGAACCAGCGCGCGCCGGTGCTCGTCCGTGCCCACCGCCAGCGCGACTACGAATTCTTCCTCAACGCCGGCGCCACCATCGTGGTACAGCCCGAGATGGAAGCCGCTGCCACCCTGGTGCGCGATGCCCTCAGCCTGCTCAAGCAGCCTGAACAGAAAACCTCCGCCTACCTCGCCGCGCTGCGCAAGGAACCGGCACATGGCGGCGCCTGA
- a CDS encoding metal-sensitive transcriptional regulator: MMKPKRKAAGIDPAIKAANLKRLRRIEGQVRGLEKMVADDRYCADILVQLSSVQAALRAVGRELMRNHLRHCAHDAMAKGDRAQANAMHDELLELMYKHIR, encoded by the coding sequence ATGATGAAGCCAAAACGGAAAGCTGCGGGCATCGATCCTGCGATCAAGGCGGCGAACCTGAAACGCCTGCGCCGGATCGAGGGTCAGGTACGCGGCCTGGAAAAGATGGTGGCAGATGACCGCTACTGTGCCGACATCCTGGTGCAGCTGTCGTCGGTGCAAGCAGCCTTGCGTGCGGTCGGTCGCGAGCTGATGCGCAACCACCTGCGCCACTGCGCGCACGATGCGATGGCGAAAGGCGATCGGGCACAGGCCAATGCCATGCATGACGAGCTACTGGAGCTGATGTACAAGCACATCCGCTGA
- a CDS encoding 6-carboxytetrahydropterin synthase encodes MVYLTRKAEFSASHYYHNDAFSPEENRRVFGKCNNPNGHGHNYTLEVTVKGEVDGRSGFVVDLKDLKETMNREVIDAMDHRFLNKEVAEFKTAIPTTENLAIAIWKRLEGKLSVARLHRVRVYETPDLFVDVFGD; translated from the coding sequence ATGGTCTACCTCACGCGCAAGGCAGAGTTCAGCGCTTCGCACTACTACCACAACGACGCTTTCTCGCCCGAGGAGAACCGGCGCGTCTTCGGCAAATGCAATAACCCGAACGGCCATGGGCACAACTACACGCTCGAGGTCACGGTGAAGGGCGAGGTGGATGGGCGGTCAGGGTTCGTGGTGGACCTGAAGGACCTGAAAGAAACGATGAACCGCGAGGTGATCGACGCGATGGACCATCGCTTCCTTAATAAGGAGGTGGCAGAGTTCAAGACGGCGATCCCGACCACGGAGAATCTGGCCATCGCGATCTGGAAAAGGCTGGAAGGCAAGCTGAGCGTGGCGCGGCTGCATCGGGTGCGCGTCTACGAGACGCCGGACCTGTTTGTTGACGTCTTTGGGGATTGA
- a CDS encoding glycosyltransferase family 2 protein, translated as MGLLTPHKSPEVSVSVIVPARNEEACIGACLASLVTQEGVSKEIILVDDGSTDRTRELAAAFGGVHVIDAGFRGEGWGGKSNALWTAAQQARGAWLLFTDADTVHAPGSLVLAVAEAKAKRVALLSYSPEQEVRGFWERAVMPVIFAELAASYRPQEVSDPASAAAAANGQYLLIEREAYFAIGGHAAVATSLLEDVELARAMKKSGRAITFRFGGDAVRTWMYRSFPQLCEGWTKNLALLFPATVSLALLRLAEFALMVGSAAVAAFELQRGRVAPAALLAVVAIMFYSFFFTRIRRAHFGWASNLLALFGLPVFSLLLLRSHIHYKVRKSVTWKGREYAVKQPVEG; from the coding sequence ATGGGTTTGCTGACGCCGCACAAGTCGCCGGAGGTCTCGGTCTCCGTCATTGTCCCGGCGCGCAATGAGGAGGCCTGTATCGGGGCATGCCTGGCGTCCTTGGTGACTCAAGAAGGGGTTTCGAAAGAAATTATTTTGGTGGATGACGGTTCGACCGACCGGACGCGCGAGCTTGCCGCTGCCTTTGGCGGCGTGCACGTGATCGACGCTGGCTTCCGCGGCGAAGGCTGGGGAGGGAAGTCGAACGCGCTGTGGACGGCGGCGCAGCAGGCCCGCGGCGCGTGGCTGCTGTTCACTGACGCCGACACCGTCCACGCACCCGGCTCACTGGTCTTGGCGGTCGCCGAGGCGAAGGCCAAGCGTGTCGCGTTGCTCTCGTATTCGCCCGAGCAGGAGGTCCGCGGATTCTGGGAGCGTGCGGTCATGCCCGTGATCTTCGCCGAGCTGGCTGCAAGCTATCGTCCGCAGGAGGTGAGCGACCCGGCGAGCGCGGCGGCCGCAGCCAACGGACAATACCTCCTGATCGAGCGCGAGGCCTACTTCGCCATCGGCGGACACGCTGCGGTCGCGACCAGCCTGCTCGAAGACGTGGAGCTGGCGCGCGCGATGAAGAAGAGCGGCCGCGCTATCACATTCCGCTTTGGCGGCGACGCCGTCCGCACGTGGATGTATCGGAGCTTTCCGCAGCTCTGCGAGGGCTGGACAAAGAATCTTGCGCTGTTGTTTCCCGCGACGGTTTCGCTCGCGCTGCTGCGGCTTGCCGAGTTTGCGCTGATGGTGGGAAGCGCGGCGGTGGCAGCGTTCGAACTTCAGCGCGGACGCGTGGCGCCGGCGGCGCTGCTGGCCGTGGTGGCCATCATGTTCTACTCGTTCTTCTTCACGCGCATCCGCAGAGCGCATTTCGGATGGGCGTCGAACCTGCTGGCGTTGTTTGGCCTGCCGGTATTCTCGCTTCTTCTGCTGCGCTCGCACATCCATTACAAGGTGCGCAAGAGCGTGACGTGGAAGGGCCGCGAATACGCGGTCAAGCAGCCGGTGGAGGGCTGA
- a CDS encoding DUF1624 domain-containing protein: MPGPQQRLAYIDWMRGLACVLMFQTHAYDAWLSPEARKTTFFMWSQLLGTFPAPLFLFLAGISFALVTDKLRSKGALPAEVAKTTIRRGAEIYGLGLLFRLQEYMLSFPWAPWTDLLRMDVLNNIGISMMLMGVLCWVTSMTPTSAADPLAARKRGIVASGAAALAIAMVTPLVWTTWRSSALMWWMPWWLETFIDGCHNLGEPQAWLFPIFPWTAFAFAGLACGFVLQSEWAKSKLAAAVALVGATGGALILLGRWFDHSPWQLYAVYDFWRTSPNFFLIRVGMLMVIVLAAYAWCRWGAGQWGFSPLVQLGQTSLLVYWVHIEFVYGRFSIMKKGQQSLAGASAGLAIITLSMLLLSIARTRMKDSKLDVRTLVGKLFARKAASAGASQ; the protein is encoded by the coding sequence ATGCCCGGCCCACAGCAGCGCCTTGCCTACATCGACTGGATGCGCGGTCTCGCGTGCGTCCTCATGTTCCAGACGCACGCCTACGATGCTTGGCTGAGCCCCGAGGCGCGCAAGACCACGTTCTTCATGTGGTCGCAACTGCTGGGCACTTTTCCCGCTCCGCTCTTCTTGTTCCTTGCCGGCATCTCGTTCGCGCTGGTGACTGACAAGCTGCGCTCCAAGGGAGCGCTGCCCGCCGAGGTGGCGAAGACGACCATCCGGCGCGGCGCGGAGATCTACGGACTGGGTTTGCTCTTTCGCCTGCAGGAATACATGCTCAGTTTCCCGTGGGCGCCGTGGACCGACCTTCTCCGCATGGACGTGCTCAACAACATCGGCATCTCGATGATGCTGATGGGTGTGTTGTGCTGGGTTACGTCGATGACGCCGACGTCGGCGGCGGATCCGTTAGCGGCGCGGAAGCGCGGCATCGTAGCTTCGGGCGCGGCAGCGCTCGCCATCGCGATGGTCACCCCGCTGGTCTGGACGACGTGGCGCTCGTCGGCGCTCATGTGGTGGATGCCGTGGTGGCTCGAGACTTTCATCGACGGCTGCCACAACCTGGGCGAACCCCAAGCGTGGCTTTTCCCGATATTCCCGTGGACGGCGTTCGCCTTCGCCGGGCTGGCGTGCGGGTTCGTCCTGCAAAGCGAGTGGGCAAAATCAAAGCTAGCGGCAGCGGTGGCGCTGGTCGGCGCGACGGGCGGCGCGCTCATCCTGCTCGGCCGCTGGTTCGACCATAGTCCGTGGCAGCTCTACGCCGTCTACGACTTCTGGCGCACCAGCCCAAACTTTTTCCTCATCCGCGTGGGCATGCTGATGGTCATCGTGCTCGCCGCCTATGCGTGGTGCCGCTGGGGCGCGGGACAGTGGGGATTCAGTCCGCTGGTGCAGTTGGGGCAAACGTCGCTGCTTGTCTATTGGGTACACATCGAGTTCGTCTACGGACGTTTCTCCATCATGAAGAAGGGACAGCAGAGCCTAGCAGGCGCCTCGGCGGGCCTCGCCATCATCACGCTCTCGATGCTGCTGCTGTCGATCGCACGCACGCGGATGAAGGACAGCAAACTCGATGTCCGGACGCTGGTGGGAAAGCTGTTCGCACGCAAAGCAGCGAGCGCGGGGGCGAGCCAGTAG
- a CDS encoding 6-carboxytetrahydropterin synthase, with the protein MKAHLTRRYWFSASHRLHSEAMSEEENRRVYGKCNNPYGHGHNYALEVTVSGAVDAATGMVCDLVELDGFVEGHVLEKFGHTNLNTLGDFGGVVPRVPTTENLCIVIYDLLEKGFKPARVEKVRLEETMLNSFEYAAEGN; encoded by the coding sequence ATGAAGGCGCACCTGACAAGACGCTATTGGTTCTCGGCCTCGCACCGTCTGCATTCGGAGGCGATGTCGGAGGAAGAGAACCGCCGGGTGTATGGCAAGTGCAACAATCCGTACGGACACGGCCACAACTACGCCCTCGAGGTGACGGTGAGCGGCGCCGTGGATGCCGCGACCGGGATGGTGTGCGACCTGGTGGAGCTTGACGGATTCGTCGAGGGGCACGTACTCGAGAAATTCGGGCACACGAACTTGAACACGCTGGGCGACTTTGGCGGGGTGGTACCGAGGGTCCCGACCACCGAGAACCTGTGCATCGTGATCTACGACCTGCTGGAGAAAGGATTCAAGCCGGCGCGAGTGGAGAAAGTGCGGTTGGAAGAGACTATGCTGAATTCGTTCGAATATGCCGCGGAAGGGAACTGA
- a CDS encoding TlpA family protein disulfide reductase yields MNRQAPDFTVQDGDRRVALSSLRGKVVVLNFWATWCPPCVDEVPSLVKMQQQLRDQVTVFTVSVDEDEAIYRKFLHDYGAEGLLAVREPSRKSAELYGATGFPETYIIDRNGIVQRKLVGPVDWTDPEMITYLRQVTAGATTAPAAGAASSR; encoded by the coding sequence GTGAACCGCCAAGCGCCCGATTTCACCGTGCAAGATGGTGACCGGCGCGTCGCGCTCAGCAGCCTGCGCGGCAAGGTCGTCGTGCTTAATTTCTGGGCGACGTGGTGCCCGCCCTGCGTCGACGAAGTCCCTTCGCTGGTAAAGATGCAACAGCAGTTGCGCGACCAGGTCACCGTCTTCACCGTCAGCGTGGACGAAGACGAGGCCATCTACCGCAAATTCCTGCATGACTACGGCGCCGAAGGGCTGCTCGCGGTACGCGAGCCCTCGCGCAAGAGCGCGGAACTTTATGGCGCCACCGGCTTTCCCGAGACCTACATCATCGACCGCAACGGCATCGTCCAGCGCAAGCTCGTCGGCCCCGTCGACTGGACTGACCCTGAGATGATCACCTACTTGCGCCAGGTCACCGCCGGCGCTACAACTGCGCCCGCCGCAGGCGCAGCGAGTTCCCGATAA
- a CDS encoding heavy metal translocating P-type ATPase translates to MPNETENRAVIDPVCGMTVDPERARAASPARVAEHLGKTYYFCSPGCLEKFKADPEKDLQSKAAAAAPKPLGLPTASKPAQVTQPVPAAAATEYTCPMHPEIVRSGPGSCPICGMALEPRTVTGHAVDDSELRNMTRRFWVSVAFTVPLLAIAMADLLPGMPLQHSLGARTLAWIQFALASVPVLWGGWPFFERAVASLRTRHLNMFTLIGMGVSVAYGYSLVATLAPQIFPATMRGAMGQPDVYYEVAAAITVLVLLGQVLELRARSQTGSAIRALLDLSPKMAVRIRPDGAEETVPLEQVQAGDKLRARPGEKIPVDGVVLEGASAVDESMVTGEAVPVEKTAGARVIGATVNGTGSLVIRAERVGSETLLAQIVRMVGEAQRSRAPIQGLADKVSGYFVPAVIAIAVVAFAAWMQWGPQPRFAHAMVSAVAVLIIACPCALGLATPMAIMVATGRGAHAGVLIRNAEALETMEKVDVLVLDKTGTLTEGKPKLTGVVTLGTLSESELLRLAAGLERASEHPLAAAIARGAEERGLRLTGASDFRSLTGKGVLGRVDGRDVAVGNRALLEELRLSSAELEQRAEELRRESPTATVMFVAVEGRAAGLLAVADPIKASTEEALRLLAEEGVRVVMLTGDSRATAEAVARELGITEFRAEVLPADKLKVIKEFQAEGHVVAMAGDGINDAPALAQADVGIAMGTGTDVAMESGGITLVKGDLRGIVRARRLSKVTMRNIRQNLFFAFVYNALGVPVAAGVLYPLLGRAGLLNPMLAAAAMSLSSVSVIGNSLRLRRAQL, encoded by the coding sequence ATGCCGAACGAGACGGAAAACAGAGCAGTGATCGATCCCGTCTGCGGGATGACGGTGGACCCTGAACGTGCGCGCGCGGCGTCGCCGGCAAGAGTTGCCGAACATCTCGGCAAGACGTACTACTTCTGTAGCCCGGGCTGCTTGGAGAAGTTCAAGGCAGATCCGGAAAAGGATCTGCAGTCGAAGGCTGCTGCTGCCGCACCAAAGCCGCTCGGCTTGCCGACAGCATCGAAGCCTGCACAGGTCACTCAGCCAGTGCCCGCGGCAGCGGCCACCGAGTACACGTGTCCGATGCATCCGGAGATCGTGCGCAGCGGGCCGGGAAGTTGCCCGATCTGCGGCATGGCCCTCGAGCCGCGCACCGTGACCGGTCACGCGGTCGACGATAGCGAGTTGCGGAACATGACGCGGCGCTTCTGGGTGTCGGTCGCATTCACCGTACCGCTGCTCGCCATCGCGATGGCTGACCTGCTGCCGGGCATGCCACTGCAACATTCTCTCGGCGCGCGCACGCTGGCCTGGATCCAGTTCGCGCTCGCGAGCGTTCCGGTGCTATGGGGCGGATGGCCGTTCTTCGAGCGCGCCGTCGCTTCGCTGCGCACCCGACACCTGAACATGTTCACGCTGATCGGGATGGGTGTGTCCGTGGCCTACGGGTACAGCCTGGTAGCGACGCTCGCTCCGCAGATATTCCCGGCGACGATGCGCGGTGCGATGGGGCAGCCCGACGTCTATTACGAGGTCGCGGCGGCGATCACCGTGCTCGTCCTGTTGGGACAGGTGCTCGAACTGCGCGCCCGTTCGCAGACGGGGAGCGCCATCCGCGCGCTGCTCGACCTCTCGCCGAAGATGGCGGTGCGCATCCGGCCGGACGGCGCGGAAGAAACGGTCCCGCTCGAGCAGGTGCAAGCAGGCGACAAGTTGCGCGCGCGTCCGGGGGAAAAGATTCCGGTGGACGGCGTGGTGCTCGAAGGCGCGAGCGCGGTGGATGAGTCCATGGTGACGGGCGAAGCGGTGCCGGTGGAGAAGACCGCCGGCGCGCGTGTGATCGGAGCGACGGTCAACGGCACCGGTTCGCTGGTGATCCGCGCCGAGCGCGTGGGCTCCGAGACGCTGCTGGCGCAGATCGTCCGCATGGTAGGTGAAGCACAGCGCAGCCGCGCGCCCATCCAAGGTCTGGCAGACAAAGTCTCCGGCTACTTCGTGCCAGCGGTGATTGCCATCGCGGTGGTCGCGTTCGCGGCGTGGATGCAGTGGGGTCCGCAGCCGCGCTTCGCGCACGCCATGGTGAGCGCGGTGGCGGTGCTGATCATCGCCTGCCCGTGTGCGCTTGGCCTCGCCACGCCGATGGCGATCATGGTGGCGACGGGACGCGGCGCGCATGCCGGCGTGCTCATCCGCAACGCCGAAGCGCTCGAGACCATGGAGAAGGTGGACGTGCTCGTGCTCGATAAGACAGGCACGCTCACCGAAGGCAAGCCGAAGCTAACCGGCGTGGTCACGCTCGGGACGCTGAGCGAGAGCGAATTGCTGCGGCTGGCGGCGGGCCTGGAACGGGCGAGCGAGCATCCGTTGGCCGCGGCGATCGCGCGGGGCGCGGAAGAGCGCGGCCTGCGGCTTACCGGCGCGAGCGATTTCCGCTCGCTTACCGGCAAGGGCGTGCTCGGGCGCGTGGACGGCAGAGACGTCGCCGTAGGAAACCGGGCGCTGCTCGAAGAGTTGCGACTCAGCTCTGCGGAACTGGAGCAGCGGGCTGAAGAGCTGCGTCGGGAAAGCCCGACGGCGACGGTGATGTTCGTCGCGGTGGAGGGAAGGGCCGCCGGGCTGCTCGCGGTCGCTGATCCGATCAAGGCGTCGACGGAAGAAGCGTTGCGCTTGCTCGCCGAAGAAGGCGTGCGCGTGGTGATGTTGACCGGCGACAGCCGCGCGACGGCGGAAGCGGTGGCCCGCGAGCTTGGCATCACGGAATTCCGCGCGGAGGTCCTGCCGGCGGACAAACTCAAAGTCATCAAGGAGTTTCAGGCCGAGGGACACGTGGTCGCGATGGCGGGCGATGGCATCAACGACGCGCCGGCGCTCGCGCAGGCCGACGTGGGGATCGCGATGGGCACCGGAACCGACGTGGCGATGGAGAGTGGCGGCATCACACTGGTGAAGGGCGACTTGCGGGGCATCGTGCGGGCGCGGCGGCTGAGCAAGGTGACGATGCGCAACATCCGGCAAAACCTGTTCTTCGCCTTCGTCTACAACGCGCTGGGCGTGCCGGTGGCGGCGGGAGTGTTGTATCCGCTGCTGGGGAGGGCGGGATTGCTGAATCCGATGCTGGCTGCGGCGGCGATGAGCCTGAGTTCGGTCTCGGTTATCGGGAACTCGCTGCGCCTGCGGCGGGCGCAGTTGTAG